The Novosphingobium terrae genome has a window encoding:
- a CDS encoding winged helix-turn-helix transcriptional regulator, with the protein MVKRTSHKESLCGVARPMDVIGDGWSLLIVRDAFNGARRFGEFQKSLGMARNILAARLRHLVDHGIMEMALPTDGGAHQDYVLTPKGRGLFPLLVALRQWGDDFFFAPGEQHAVLVDKANGLPIQRLTPQTQDGCPVLAENTVLRLPGQPAVGADRTDIQAVQTSPS; encoded by the coding sequence ATGGTCAAACGCACCAGCCACAAGGAATCCCTGTGCGGTGTCGCGCGTCCGATGGACGTGATCGGCGATGGCTGGTCATTGCTGATCGTGCGCGATGCCTTCAACGGAGCGCGCCGCTTCGGCGAGTTTCAGAAGAGTCTGGGCATGGCACGCAATATTCTGGCCGCCCGCCTGCGCCATCTGGTCGATCACGGGATTATGGAGATGGCGCTACCGACCGACGGCGGCGCGCATCAGGACTATGTTTTGACGCCAAAGGGACGTGGCCTGTTTCCATTGCTGGTTGCGCTGCGCCAATGGGGCGACGACTTCTTCTTCGCGCCGGGCGAACAGCATGCCGTGCTGGTCGACAAGGCCAACGGGCTGCCGATCCAGCGCTTGACACCACAAACGCAGGATGGTTGCCCCGTGCTGGCCGAGAACACCGTCCTACGCTTGCCGGGACAGCCCGCCGTTGGCGCTGACAGAACCGACATACAGGCAGTCCAAACATCGCCTTCTTAG
- a CDS encoding response regulator: protein MQTEVIKILVVDDDREICDLLCEYLGDAGLTARSADSGEAMWRVLERFLPDLIVLDLMLPGVDGLELCRTLRERTQIPVIMLTARGAPVDRIIGLEMGADDYIVKPFDPRELLARIKVVLRRIRQFPPEAQIEEIGTLHFEGWRLDMRQRSLIAKDGTVTVLGGADYQMLRLLLRHPHRTLNRDFLHRQIYGRERGPLDRAVDVCISRLRQMLGPTIIRTVRNSGYALPVDVSIDA from the coding sequence TTGCAAACGGAGGTTATCAAAATCCTTGTCGTCGATGATGACCGGGAAATATGCGATCTGCTCTGCGAATATCTGGGTGATGCCGGGCTGACCGCAAGGTCGGCTGACAGTGGTGAGGCGATGTGGCGTGTGCTGGAGCGTTTTCTGCCCGACCTGATCGTGCTGGACCTGATGTTACCCGGCGTCGATGGCCTTGAACTGTGCCGAACCTTGCGCGAACGCACGCAGATCCCGGTCATCATGCTGACCGCCCGGGGCGCCCCGGTCGACCGCATCATCGGGCTGGAAATGGGCGCGGATGATTACATCGTCAAACCCTTCGACCCGCGCGAGCTGCTGGCGCGGATCAAGGTCGTGCTGCGCCGCATCCGCCAGTTCCCGCCTGAAGCGCAGATCGAGGAAATCGGCACGCTGCACTTTGAGGGGTGGCGGCTCGACATGCGTCAGCGCAGCCTGATCGCGAAGGATGGCACCGTGACCGTGCTGGGCGGCGCGGACTATCAGATGCTGCGTCTGCTGCTGCGCCATCCGCACCGCACGCTCAACCGCGATTTTCTGCACCGCCAGATCTATGGCCGCGAACGGGGCCCGCTCGACCGTGCGGTCGATGTCTGCATCAGCCGCCTGCGCCAGATGCTGGGGCCAACGATCATCCGCACCGTCAGGAACAGCGGCTATGCCCTGCCTGTCGATGTCTCGATCGACGCCTGA
- a CDS encoding Fe2+-dependent dioxygenase: protein MLLEIPDVFTREEAAAMHEALCQADWLDGKVTAGAQSAKAKRNRQLAESHPLAHDLGQRILERLATNAVFMAAALPEKIYPPLFNSYEPGHDFGDHIDNAIRPINGTRERVRTDLSATLFLAEPDSYDGGELVMRTGFGTQAVKLAAGSLLLYPGTSIHRVEPVTRGRRIASFFWVQSLIRDDGQREMLLDLDMAIQRLTQTGAEQNALIQITGVYHNLLRRWADL from the coding sequence ATGCTTCTCGAAATCCCCGATGTGTTCACGCGCGAAGAGGCCGCCGCGATGCATGAGGCCCTGTGTCAAGCCGACTGGCTGGACGGCAAGGTGACGGCGGGCGCGCAATCCGCCAAGGCCAAGCGCAACCGCCAGCTGGCCGAGAGCCATCCGCTGGCCCATGATCTGGGGCAGCGGATTCTCGAAAGGCTGGCGACCAATGCCGTGTTCATGGCCGCCGCTTTGCCCGAAAAGATCTACCCGCCACTGTTTAACAGCTACGAGCCCGGCCATGATTTCGGCGACCATATCGACAACGCCATCCGCCCCATCAACGGCACGCGGGAACGGGTACGCACCGACCTTTCCGCCACGCTGTTTCTGGCCGAGCCCGACAGCTATGACGGCGGCGAACTGGTGATGCGCACCGGCTTCGGCACGCAGGCGGTGAAGCTGGCGGCGGGATCGCTGCTGCTCTACCCCGGCACCAGCATTCATCGCGTCGAGCCTGTCACGCGGGGGCGACGCATCGCCTCCTTCTTCTGGGTGCAGAGCTTGATCCGCGACGATGGCCAGCGCGAGATGCTGCTGGATCTCGATATGGCGATCCAGCGCCTCACCCAGACCGGGGCAGAGCAGAATGCGCTGATCCAAATAACTGGTGTGTACCACAATCTGCTGCGGCGCTGGGCCGATCTTTGA
- a CDS encoding TonB-dependent receptor has protein sequence METYQSGQPSGIVRKVSTTRILPVGLLLALGTQAHAQQAEHPVSLGGITVEGEAMSPYKADTVQSPKMSQPLLDTPQSISVVTAEALHEQNALNLQDVLKNVAGITFTSGEGNLGWGDFFTIRGFSSETSITVDGVRDGGMSSRTDIFNLGQAEVYKGTGSVESGVAATGGSVNLVSKEAGLENFARASLGLGSQNYKRATMDVNHKLGETTALRINLMAHHNDVARRDQVNYERYGIGASLATGLGTSDRFILDLFHQRDHNVPDTGLPIQRGTGGQRMPNVPENAWYGATGIYAQNTQIDTVTARYEHDFSATSRLRSQFRYERSDNWGTYAPARFNAASANGTQTCTGTRCATLGYTASGGLTSIAGINSYTAYANTANQQYATLRGADYGTSKRYEILDNQTDLKTSFRTGPFKHDLTAGFELYREFYGDHERTTLTPATAMTFYLAAPSTSFAATTTVKGAGSVRAHVDSVGAYMNDTISLGEKWQLQTALRFDRWSAVSSGASRTDVALSGRAGLVYKPVKTGAIYVSFSQASEPSAVGLTTNNTIYGAAATAALKPATARTYEAGTKWDLMGGALNLTGAIFRTELSDSWEYGDSDTSPVRALPAKRVDGFELEAHGEITKRWSVIASLSRLKSRITKGVNKGVEAANVPDWSGSLWTSYKITPKFEVSYGAQYVGKRRFTNFRYVGGQNNNASYASGPSGVYAVYTLDNEKAPAYFVQNIAARWKLRDYASLNLNVANLTNRFYWSRIGSSLDGFQIYGIPGAGRTVTGSLDLSF, from the coding sequence ATGGAAACATATCAATCCGGCCAACCGTCAGGCATCGTGCGCAAGGTCAGCACCACGCGCATCCTGCCGGTGGGGTTGTTGTTGGCACTGGGCACGCAAGCCCACGCGCAGCAGGCGGAGCATCCCGTTTCCCTGGGCGGCATCACTGTCGAGGGCGAGGCCATGTCCCCCTATAAGGCCGATACGGTCCAATCGCCCAAAATGAGCCAGCCCCTGCTCGACACCCCGCAGAGCATCAGTGTGGTGACCGCCGAGGCGCTGCATGAGCAGAATGCACTCAACCTGCAGGATGTGCTGAAGAATGTGGCCGGCATCACCTTCACCTCGGGCGAGGGCAATCTGGGCTGGGGTGATTTCTTCACCATCCGGGGCTTCTCTTCGGAAACCAGCATCACCGTGGATGGCGTGCGCGATGGCGGCATGTCCAGCCGCACGGATATCTTCAATCTGGGGCAGGCAGAGGTCTATAAGGGCACCGGTTCGGTGGAATCGGGCGTGGCGGCCACGGGCGGCAGCGTCAATCTGGTCAGCAAGGAAGCGGGACTTGAGAATTTCGCCCGCGCCTCGCTGGGGCTGGGTAGCCAGAATTACAAGCGCGCCACCATGGATGTGAACCACAAGCTGGGCGAGACCACCGCCCTGCGCATCAATCTGATGGCGCATCACAATGATGTCGCCCGCCGCGATCAGGTCAATTACGAGCGTTATGGCATCGGCGCCTCGCTGGCCACCGGCCTTGGCACAAGCGACCGCTTCATCCTCGACCTGTTCCACCAGCGCGACCACAATGTGCCCGACACCGGCCTGCCGATCCAGCGCGGCACTGGCGGCCAGCGCATGCCCAATGTGCCGGAAAACGCCTGGTACGGTGCGACGGGCATCTATGCGCAGAACACGCAGATCGATACCGTCACCGCGCGCTACGAGCATGATTTTTCCGCGACCTCGCGGTTGCGCAGCCAGTTCCGCTATGAGCGTTCGGACAATTGGGGCACCTATGCCCCCGCGCGTTTCAACGCCGCCAGCGCGAATGGCACACAGACCTGCACGGGTACGCGCTGCGCCACGCTGGGCTATACCGCCTCGGGCGGGCTGACCAGCATCGCGGGCATCAACAGCTACACTGCTTACGCCAACACCGCGAACCAGCAATATGCCACGCTGCGCGGCGCCGATTACGGCACCTCCAAGCGTTATGAGATCCTCGACAATCAGACCGATCTGAAGACCAGCTTCCGCACCGGCCCCTTCAAGCACGATCTGACGGCGGGTTTTGAACTCTATCGCGAATTCTACGGCGATCACGAGCGCACCACGCTGACCCCCGCCACAGCCATGACCTTCTATCTGGCTGCCCCGTCCACCAGCTTTGCCGCCACCACCACAGTCAAGGGTGCGGGCAGCGTGCGTGCCCATGTCGACAGCGTGGGCGCCTATATGAACGACACCATCTCGCTGGGCGAGAAATGGCAGCTGCAGACCGCGCTGCGCTTCGACCGCTGGAGCGCCGTCTCCTCGGGCGCCAGCCGCACCGATGTGGCGCTGAGCGGCCGCGCCGGGCTGGTCTACAAGCCGGTGAAGACGGGGGCGATCTATGTCTCCTTCAGTCAGGCCTCCGAGCCCTCGGCTGTGGGGCTCACCACCAACAACACCATCTACGGCGCCGCCGCCACCGCCGCGCTCAAGCCCGCCACCGCGCGCACCTATGAGGCGGGCACCAAGTGGGATCTGATGGGCGGCGCGCTGAATCTGACGGGCGCCATCTTCCGCACCGAACTCTCCGACAGCTGGGAGTATGGCGATAGCGATACGTCGCCGGTGCGCGCCCTGCCTGCCAAGCGCGTCGATGGCTTCGAGCTGGAAGCCCACGGCGAGATCACCAAGCGCTGGTCGGTGATCGCCAGCCTCTCGCGCCTGAAAAGCCGCATCACCAAGGGCGTGAACAAGGGCGTGGAGGCCGCCAATGTGCCCGACTGGAGCGGCAGTCTGTGGACCTCCTACAAGATCACGCCCAAGTTCGAGGTCAGCTATGGCGCGCAATATGTCGGCAAGCGGCGCTTCACCAACTTCCGCTATGTCGGCGGGCAGAACAACAATGCCAGCTATGCCTCGGGCCCCTCGGGCGTCTATGCGGTCTATACGCTGGATAATGAGAAGGCCCCGGCCTATTTTGTGCAGAACATCGCGGCACGCTGGAAGCTGCGTGACTATGCGTCGCTCAACCTCAATGTCGCTAATCTGACCAACCGCTTCTACTGGTCGCGCATCGGCTCTTCGCTCGATGGGTTCCAGATCTATGGCATCCCCGGCGCGGGCCGCACCGTGACGGGCAGCCTCGACCTTTCCTTCTAA
- a CDS encoding sensor histidine kinase translates to MNTRSIHGRLIFGAALTILLALGIAGNGLVWLFQRHIEQREGLSLEVKARELLPGLHVDAQARPSAQTLPSDSRFLHPGSGLYWQANAPGGVIRSRSLSDQSLSMPNPLTGDPSGETWSLRHTDGPFGHRLIVIARTIRPDAGRPPVLVQFATDGDALSLFQNEFRMETALALCLLWVVLVLAAVVQVRLGLGPFRRVGAELDLLRRNPAERLSTDHPREIAPLVEAINALADARAADLDRARHRAADLAHSLKTPLAALAAQSRRARAEGASSAADAIDRTIAVAQAALEAELARARSAIAREREAPARADVLATIEGVVAVVERTDAGSLLVFDIDVPAGIEAPLSSADLAEIIGALTENAARFARRRIAISAWAERGCIRIAIADDGPGMESDWMSRAMLRGQRLDEAGPGHGLGLPIAADLVAATGGTLSLTSGGASGGLTIDLSWPDNTHP, encoded by the coding sequence ATGAACACCCGCTCCATCCATGGGCGGCTGATTTTTGGCGCGGCGCTGACGATCCTGCTGGCGCTGGGCATCGCCGGCAATGGGCTGGTCTGGCTGTTTCAGCGCCATATCGAGCAGCGCGAAGGTCTCTCTCTGGAGGTCAAGGCCAGAGAGTTGCTGCCCGGGCTGCATGTCGATGCCCAGGCGCGCCCCTCTGCCCAAACGCTCCCTTCGGACAGCCGTTTCCTGCATCCGGGGAGCGGCCTCTATTGGCAGGCCAATGCTCCGGGCGGTGTGATCCGTTCGCGCTCCTTGTCGGATCAGTCCCTGAGCATGCCGAACCCGCTGACCGGCGATCCATCCGGCGAGACGTGGAGTCTGCGCCATACCGACGGCCCCTTCGGCCATCGCCTGATCGTCATTGCCCGCACCATCCGGCCTGATGCCGGGCGCCCGCCCGTTCTGGTGCAATTCGCCACGGATGGTGATGCGCTGTCGCTTTTTCAGAACGAGTTCCGGATGGAAACCGCGCTGGCGCTGTGCCTGCTCTGGGTGGTGCTGGTGCTGGCGGCGGTGGTTCAGGTGCGTTTGGGGCTGGGGCCTTTCCGCCGTGTGGGGGCCGAACTGGATCTGCTGCGGCGCAACCCCGCCGAGCGCCTCTCCACGGATCACCCGCGCGAGATCGCTCCGCTTGTCGAGGCCATCAATGCCCTGGCCGACGCGCGCGCCGCCGATCTCGACCGGGCGCGGCATCGTGCCGCCGATCTCGCGCATAGTCTCAAGACGCCTTTGGCCGCGCTGGCAGCGCAATCGCGCCGCGCCCGTGCGGAGGGTGCCTCCAGTGCAGCCGATGCGATCGACCGCACCATCGCCGTGGCACAGGCCGCGCTGGAAGCTGAACTGGCCCGCGCGCGTTCGGCCATCGCCCGTGAGCGGGAGGCGCCCGCCCGCGCCGATGTTCTGGCCACCATCGAAGGGGTTGTGGCCGTGGTGGAACGCACCGATGCCGGCAGCCTGCTGGTGTTCGACATCGATGTACCCGCAGGGATCGAGGCGCCTCTCAGCTCCGCCGATCTGGCCGAGATTATCGGCGCCTTGACCGAGAATGCAGCCCGTTTCGCGCGCCGGCGCATCGCCATCTCCGCCTGGGCCGAGCGAGGCTGCATCCGCATTGCCATTGCGGATGATGGCCCGGGCATGGAATCGGACTGGATGTCTCGGGCCATGCTGCGGGGGCAAAGGCTGGATGAGGCCGGTCCTGGCCATGGTCTGGGCCTGCCGATTGCCGCTGATCTGGTCGCGGCAACCGGAGGCACCTTGTCACTGACCTCCGGCGGGGCGTCAGGTGGTCTGACGATCGATCTGAGCTGGCCGGATAACACACACCCATGA
- a CDS encoding helix-turn-helix transcriptional regulator, with translation MDAASHEDWPIERLARVSGVSKAHFARAFRQAYGIPPHRYLLTRRIERAKALLRDTDLPVTSIAFDTGWNSLGTFGRIFREITGESPTTLRQREQRLAQPTAQVPGCYLSAASRPHLTTAVSEKRRHRHEDIEVPS, from the coding sequence ATGGATGCGGCGTCTCATGAGGATTGGCCGATCGAACGGCTGGCGCGGGTCAGCGGCGTGTCCAAAGCGCATTTTGCCCGCGCATTCCGGCAGGCTTATGGCATACCTCCACATCGCTATCTGCTGACACGGCGCATCGAACGGGCCAAGGCTCTGCTGCGGGACACCGACCTGCCCGTCACCTCCATCGCCTTTGACACCGGCTGGAACAGTCTGGGGACATTTGGCCGGATCTTTCGAGAGATCACAGGCGAAAGTCCCACCACACTGCGTCAGCGCGAGCAAAGGCTGGCGCAGCCCACAGCCCAGGTCCCCGGCTGCTATCTGAGCGCGGCATCGCGCCCTCACCTCACAACAGCAGTTTCGGAGAAGCGTCGACATCGCCACGAGGATATTGAGGTCCCGTCTTAA
- a CDS encoding response regulator transcription factor, with translation MRILVVEDDPDVGDDLAAALTRAGFVVDLVRDGEEAWFRGDTEDYAAAILDLGLPRLDGLSVLRRWRAGGQAFPVLILSARGDWTEKVEGIQAGGDDYMAKPFMIEELIARLRGLLRRVAGHLSSTIAVGRLTLDTSRMAASIDGRAVLLSPLEFRFLDLLSHQPGRVAATHAIAEHLYGTSESSDTNAIEALVTRLRRKIGADIVVTRRGLGYGLAEEAP, from the coding sequence ATGCGCATTCTGGTGGTTGAGGACGATCCCGACGTTGGTGACGATCTGGCCGCGGCCCTGACCCGGGCAGGGTTCGTCGTCGATCTCGTGCGCGATGGCGAGGAGGCCTGGTTCCGGGGCGATACCGAGGATTATGCCGCCGCCATTCTCGACCTTGGTCTCCCGCGCCTCGATGGGTTGAGTGTGTTGCGTCGCTGGCGGGCAGGGGGGCAGGCTTTTCCGGTGCTCATCCTTTCGGCGCGCGGCGACTGGACCGAAAAGGTCGAGGGTATTCAGGCGGGCGGCGACGATTATATGGCCAAGCCCTTCATGATCGAGGAATTGATCGCCCGTCTGCGCGGCCTGTTACGGCGCGTGGCCGGGCACCTGTCCTCCACCATCGCGGTCGGGCGGTTGACGCTGGATACATCGCGGATGGCGGCGTCGATCGATGGGCGGGCGGTGTTGCTCTCTCCGCTCGAATTCCGTTTCCTTGACCTGCTCAGCCATCAGCCGGGGCGGGTTGCCGCCACACATGCCATCGCCGAACATCTTTATGGCACGAGCGAGAGCAGCGACACCAATGCCATCGAGGCGCTGGTTACCCGCCTGAGACGCAAGATCGGCGCCGATATCGTGGTGACCCGCCGCGGGTTGGGCTATGGTCTGGCCGAAGAGGCGCCATGA
- a CDS encoding ATP-binding protein, which translates to MRLLHRLVPRSLGSRIALILIAGLFGAQLFTSTVWFDRRQRALMDAPNRIVAVRVGDALKLLSTATDAPERALAPLQTDFFHAAAVNTPDKASGKIGIDANALRIMRRIIEEEAGPIAELRVTRADILGDDGQVAGMSALLCAREPRGRYTMFVAVPHRSGWLKVEASEGQHGAGTHCLATITDYILRIYLVRMIIIALIALLAVRIAMQPLKRMISAAEALGRNIRQPPLPTDGPEEVRQAAEAFNLMQAKLLKAMQERSHFLTSVSHDLRSPITRLRLRTETQLPAEMREPFRRDLLDMETLVNATLSFMQDGTSDEGAMPLDLFQILDALVHVLGEQGARIELIGSPGATMLGYPQSLKRCFQNLIENALRYAGSAQIEVAIEDTRLRISVRDDGPGIPPALLTQVLEPFYRVETSRAAETGGFGLGLSIAANIVKFHSGTIELRNRHSGGLIVDVVFPRLSGATS; encoded by the coding sequence ATGCGCTTGCTTCACCGCCTTGTCCCGCGCTCCCTCGGCAGCCGGATCGCGCTGATCCTGATCGCGGGTCTGTTCGGCGCCCAGCTCTTCACCAGCACGGTCTGGTTTGACCGCCGGCAAAGGGCTTTGATGGATGCCCCCAACCGCATCGTGGCGGTCAGGGTTGGGGATGCGCTGAAGCTTCTGTCCACGGCAACGGATGCGCCCGAACGCGCACTGGCCCCGTTGCAGACGGACTTCTTCCATGCGGCTGCGGTCAACACCCCGGACAAGGCGTCTGGCAAGATCGGCATCGATGCCAATGCCCTGCGGATCATGCGCAGGATTATCGAGGAGGAAGCCGGGCCCATCGCCGAGCTGCGCGTCACCCGTGCGGACATTCTGGGTGATGACGGGCAGGTCGCGGGCATGTCGGCCCTGCTCTGTGCACGCGAACCACGGGGCCGTTACACGATGTTCGTCGCGGTTCCGCATCGCTCCGGCTGGCTGAAGGTGGAGGCCTCAGAGGGCCAGCATGGCGCGGGCACACATTGCCTCGCGACCATCACGGATTACATTCTGCGGATCTATCTGGTGCGCATGATCATCATCGCACTGATCGCGCTGCTGGCGGTCCGGATTGCGATGCAGCCGCTCAAACGGATGATCAGTGCCGCCGAAGCGCTGGGGCGCAACATTCGCCAGCCGCCTCTGCCGACCGATGGGCCGGAGGAGGTCAGACAAGCCGCCGAGGCCTTCAACCTCATGCAGGCCAAGCTGCTGAAGGCCATGCAGGAGCGCTCGCACTTCCTGACGTCTGTCTCGCACGATCTGCGATCGCCCATCACGCGCCTGCGCCTGCGTACCGAAACGCAGCTGCCCGCCGAGATGCGGGAACCGTTCCGGCGCGACCTGCTCGACATGGAAACGCTGGTCAACGCGACCTTGTCCTTCATGCAGGACGGGACCAGCGATGAAGGCGCCATGCCCCTCGATCTGTTCCAGATCCTTGATGCGCTTGTGCATGTTCTGGGCGAACAGGGCGCCAGGATCGAGCTGATCGGATCGCCAGGAGCAACGATGCTGGGCTATCCCCAAAGCCTGAAGCGATGCTTCCAGAACCTCATCGAAAACGCGCTGCGCTATGCGGGAAGTGCGCAGATTGAGGTAGCTATCGAAGACACGCGCTTGCGAATTTCAGTCCGCGATGATGGTCCGGGCATTCCGCCGGCGCTTCTCACACAGGTGCTTGAGCCTTTTTACCGGGTTGAGACATCGCGCGCAGCGGAAACCGGCGGGTTCGGGCTGGGCTTGAGCATTGCGGCCAACATCGTGAAATTCCATTCGGGCACGATTGAACTGCGCAATCGCCATTCGGGTGGTCTGATTGTCGATGTAGTCTTCCCCAGATTGTCGGGCGCAACCTCCTGA
- a CDS encoding alpha/beta fold hydrolase, with product MIPLNVAFDGTFPFAPHVSKAAGFAMHYVDEGPQDASGVILCLHGEPSWAYLFRHLIHRLRDRHRVVVPDHMGFGKSETPQDRRYLLQDHIDNLERFVLDLDLRDITLVMHDFGGPMGMGLAARHPERIARIVAANGPTPFGQPDVMERLVANGTSAPWFQWIAKAHADGSLEHVLGQLHVTMLSVLKLNGFEHNALITPTWLEAYRAPFGTPEACLGAISWAGGFAEGAHAFETPDAAALQAIRRLPAMAIWGEADQTLQAQFFLPLFTALFPDAPVHRLPGVGHYCFEDAPEAINALIADFLEQK from the coding sequence GTGATCCCTTTGAATGTTGCTTTTGACGGCACATTTCCGTTTGCGCCCCATGTGTCCAAGGCTGCCGGCTTTGCCATGCATTATGTCGACGAGGGGCCGCAGGACGCATCAGGCGTGATCCTGTGTCTGCATGGCGAGCCCAGCTGGGCCTATCTCTTTCGCCACCTGATCCATCGCCTGCGTGACCGCCATCGGGTGGTGGTGCCCGACCATATGGGTTTTGGCAAAAGCGAGACGCCGCAGGATCGGCGCTATCTGCTGCAAGATCATATCGACAATCTGGAACGCTTCGTGCTGGATCTCGATCTGCGGGACATCACGCTGGTGATGCATGATTTTGGCGGGCCGATGGGTATGGGACTGGCGGCGCGCCATCCTGAGCGCATCGCGCGGATCGTCGCGGCCAATGGGCCGACGCCTTTCGGGCAACCGGATGTGATGGAGCGACTGGTCGCCAATGGTACGAGCGCGCCATGGTTTCAGTGGATTGCCAAGGCTCATGCTGATGGCTCGCTGGAGCATGTGCTGGGCCAGTTGCATGTTACCATGCTCAGTGTGCTCAAACTCAATGGCTTTGAGCATAATGCCCTGATCACGCCGACATGGCTGGAAGCCTATCGCGCGCCCTTCGGTACCCCCGAGGCATGTCTGGGGGCGATCTCCTGGGCCGGCGGTTTTGCCGAGGGGGCGCATGCGTTCGAAACTCCCGATGCCGCGGCTCTGCAAGCGATCCGGCGCCTGCCTGCGATGGCAATCTGGGGTGAGGCCGATCAGACGTTGCAGGCGCAATTTTTCCTGCCCCTGTTTACCGCGCTGTTCCCCGATGCGCCGGTGCATCGCCTGCCCGGTGTCGGTCACTATTGCTTCGAGGATGCGCCCGAAGCCATCAACGCCCTGATCGCGGATTTTCTTGAGCAAAAATAA
- a CDS encoding PepSY domain-containing protein: MTRRQIASDILKVELEDRADKLAYDLTILAPDGRLRGIRLNARSGAIIRIEKN, encoded by the coding sequence ATGACCCGGCGCCAGATCGCCAGCGATATCCTCAAGGTCGAATTGGAGGACAGGGCGGACAAGCTCGCCTATGATCTCACAATCTTGGCTCCCGATGGCCGGCTGCGCGGCATCAGGCTGAACGCGCGCAGCGGTGCCATCATCCGGATTGAGAAGAACTGA
- a CDS encoding VOC family protein, whose product MSDSIQMVGLYVRDQDEAHDFYVGKLGFHVHTDQRNGDFRWLTVQHPDQPSFQLGLFRPQAPMHDEATAQALNELVAKGAMPPLVMAVSDCRATYDKLRDRGVEFTQEPVERYGNVDANFRDPSGNGWKILQTGR is encoded by the coding sequence ATGAGCGATTCAATCCAGATGGTCGGCCTTTACGTGCGCGATCAGGACGAGGCCCATGACTTCTACGTCGGAAAGCTGGGCTTTCATGTCCACACCGATCAGCGCAATGGTGATTTTCGCTGGCTGACGGTGCAGCACCCGGACCAGCCCTCCTTCCAACTCGGACTGTTTCGCCCTCAGGCGCCGATGCATGATGAGGCAACTGCTCAGGCCCTCAACGAACTGGTCGCCAAGGGCGCGATGCCGCCTCTCGTCATGGCCGTGAGCGATTGCCGCGCCACCTATGACAAGCTGCGCGACCGGGGCGTCGAATTTACGCAAGAACCGGTCGAGCGCTATGGCAATGTCGACGCCAATTTCCGTGACCCTTCCGGAAATGGCTGGAAAATCCTCCAAACGGGCCGCTGA